Proteins encoded together in one Neobacillus sp. FSL H8-0543 window:
- the flhF gene encoding flagellar biosynthesis protein FlhF produces the protein MRIKTYVVKNETDAYPLIMNDLGTDAFILNTKPIRSGGYFGLFRKKRVEVVAAADVSPQAETKRESEWKSPLLERKIERQSFENWQSKRQESRLSEAPTGQPLLSQQEVMKELSEVKGLINTLLKEDRSVESNPKHLEKWVHRLREQEVDEEVIDYIVKKAKLRIKDKETVTEQSIEQTFLAILEQLFEEGITKDTGINASFISLVGPTGVGKTTTIAKLAAVSVFHQRQKVGLLTTDTFRIAAVEQLKTYASILNIPLEVVNNANELKSAMEVLKSCQIIFMDSAGRNYLEEEYIDEINQFLRYDAPQENYLVLSMTTRWRDMRNIVEQMKAVPIDKLILTKWDETLCYGIALNMVYHYPYPLSYVSMGQGVPQDIMLADPVFMAKKILGVDENESRSSTSIKTII, from the coding sequence ATGAGAATAAAAACCTATGTAGTCAAAAATGAAACAGATGCCTACCCGCTGATTATGAATGACCTCGGTACTGATGCGTTCATTTTAAATACCAAGCCGATTAGATCTGGTGGCTATTTCGGGTTATTCCGGAAAAAACGGGTGGAGGTCGTCGCGGCAGCGGATGTTTCTCCCCAAGCGGAAACAAAACGAGAGAGCGAATGGAAAAGTCCTCTTCTCGAGCGAAAAATCGAACGACAATCATTTGAGAATTGGCAGAGTAAAAGGCAGGAAAGCAGACTGTCAGAAGCACCAACTGGACAACCGCTGCTCTCACAGCAGGAAGTCATGAAGGAGCTATCAGAGGTGAAGGGCTTAATTAACACCCTGTTAAAAGAGGACAGATCAGTCGAAAGCAATCCTAAACATTTGGAAAAATGGGTGCACCGCCTTCGCGAACAAGAAGTAGATGAAGAAGTAATCGACTATATAGTGAAAAAGGCGAAATTGAGAATCAAAGACAAGGAAACCGTGACCGAGCAGAGTATAGAGCAAACATTTCTAGCAATTTTAGAGCAGCTTTTTGAAGAGGGCATCACGAAAGACACTGGAATAAATGCTAGTTTTATTAGTTTAGTTGGGCCAACTGGGGTAGGAAAAACGACAACGATTGCTAAATTGGCGGCTGTTAGTGTATTTCATCAGCGCCAGAAGGTTGGACTGCTGACGACGGATACCTTTCGAATTGCGGCTGTCGAGCAATTAAAAACCTATGCTTCAATCTTAAATATCCCGTTAGAGGTGGTCAATAACGCCAATGAACTAAAATCGGCGATGGAAGTATTGAAGAGCTGCCAAATTATTTTCATGGATAGTGCCGGACGGAATTATCTAGAAGAGGAATACATTGACGAAATCAATCAATTTTTGCGCTATGATGCACCACAGGAAAATTATTTAGTGCTCAGTATGACAACGCGGTGGAGAGATATGCGCAACATCGTCGAGCAGATGAAAGCTGTACCAATCGACAAATTGATCTTAACAAAGTGGGATGAAACTTTATGTTACGGCATTGCCCTCAACATGGTCTACCACTATCCATATCCGCTTTCCTATGTGAGCATGGGACAAGGAGTGCCACAAGATATTATGCTAGCAGATCCCGTTTTTATGGCGAAAAAGATACTAGGAGTAGATGAGAATGAATCACGATCAAGCACATCAATTAAGACAATTATCTAA
- a CDS encoding FliA/WhiG family RNA polymerase sigma factor codes for MNWNAEEAMDQYIPLVHKVVKHMKRSLSDEADENDLFSFGLTGLWDAGKKFDPSQGIKFETYAVQRIRGEILDGIRQNDHVSRTLRKKEKTYRLAMETLEQSYMRRPTPTEVSEHMGISMKEYEKTQLQLSFIHQDSLDQPKNLTENAAIQQIEDNNSVRQDEWLEEKERKRVLAELIETLPEREKIILSLVYFENLSFTDVSKVFGLHKSRISQLHNQAIKRLRTAFDKQMKEW; via the coding sequence TTGAATTGGAATGCGGAAGAGGCAATGGATCAGTACATTCCATTGGTTCATAAGGTTGTGAAGCATATGAAAAGAAGCCTATCGGATGAGGCAGATGAAAATGATTTATTCTCTTTTGGATTAACCGGTTTGTGGGATGCGGGCAAGAAGTTTGATCCTTCGCAGGGAATCAAATTTGAAACCTATGCTGTTCAACGAATTCGTGGTGAGATTCTTGATGGAATTCGCCAAAATGACCATGTTTCCCGTACATTGCGAAAAAAAGAAAAAACCTATCGGCTGGCCATGGAAACATTGGAGCAGTCCTATATGCGGCGCCCGACTCCAACCGAAGTGAGTGAGCATATGGGTATCAGTATGAAGGAATATGAAAAAACACAGTTGCAGTTATCCTTCATTCATCAAGACTCATTAGACCAACCGAAAAACTTAACAGAAAACGCGGCAATTCAGCAAATTGAGGATAATAATTCGGTTAGGCAGGATGAATGGCTAGAGGAAAAAGAACGGAAGAGAGTATTGGCAGAATTGATTGAAACTTTACCAGAGAGAGAAAAAATCATATTGTCCTTAGTATACTTCGAGAATTTAAGTTTCACAGATGTTAGTAAAGTATTTGGATTACATAAATCACGCATTTCTCAACTTCATAATCAAGCAATTAAAAGATTACGCACTGCCTTCGATAAACAAATGAAAGAATGGTGA
- the flhA gene encoding flagellar biosynthesis protein FlhA, whose product MSFKNFSVLTAVIMIVAMMVIPLPTMLLDILLIINLSISIMILLITMNTKEPLDFSIFPALLLLTTLFRLALNVSSTRMILSTAKAGAVIETFGNFVIAGNMVVGMIVFLILVIVQFIVITKGSERVAEVAARFTLDAMPGKQMSIDADLNTGVINDQEARLRRKKVENEADFYGSMDGASKFVKGDAIAGIIILIINVIGGFIIGMTMHGMDFSQAINTFTLLSVGDGLVSQIPALLISTATGIMVTRAASEGNLGDDIAKQLFSYPSLVYIVAGCIALLGVVTPIGILLTWGIAGLLAFAAYNIQHKRTKQEVANESTQSEQELEEVRKPENVFALLREDPIEFEFGIGLIMLADVNQGGDLLDRVVAIRRQIALDLGLVVPVIRIRDNIQLQHHQYVIKIKGNEVAKGEILLDHFLMLNPSDEEHGIDGIETVEPTFGLPALWITEEKKDEAELFGYTVIDPSSIVSTHLSETIRKYAHEILGREETTQLINHVKENQPTLVEELIPNVLSLGDVQKVLQKLLKENVSIRSLTTIIEALADYSVYTKNPDILTEYVRQALARQLSSQYVRNGVVHAIQVGAGIEKKLAESIQRTEQGDILTIDPESSDQMIHSFTQKVEQMSQLGIRPIILTSAGIRMYVRQIMERTLADIPILSYNELEPNVEVQSVGVVNL is encoded by the coding sequence GTGTCGTTTAAAAATTTCAGTGTGCTAACTGCTGTGATTATGATCGTGGCAATGATGGTTATCCCACTGCCAACAATGTTATTAGATATCTTACTAATTATTAATCTTTCTATCTCGATTATGATTCTATTAATTACGATGAACACGAAAGAACCGCTAGATTTCTCAATCTTTCCAGCCCTACTTTTGCTGACGACCTTATTTCGTCTCGCTTTGAATGTATCTAGTACTCGGATGATTCTTTCAACAGCAAAAGCCGGTGCCGTCATCGAAACATTTGGTAATTTTGTAATTGCTGGGAATATGGTTGTCGGGATGATCGTCTTTTTAATCCTTGTAATCGTTCAATTCATCGTGATTACTAAAGGATCGGAACGGGTGGCGGAGGTCGCAGCACGATTTACGTTAGATGCGATGCCTGGGAAACAAATGAGCATTGATGCCGATTTAAATACCGGTGTGATTAATGATCAAGAGGCACGACTTAGAAGAAAAAAAGTTGAGAACGAAGCGGATTTCTACGGTTCCATGGATGGAGCGAGTAAGTTTGTTAAAGGAGATGCCATTGCCGGCATTATCATCCTGATCATTAATGTCATTGGTGGCTTTATCATTGGGATGACCATGCATGGGATGGATTTCTCTCAAGCGATCAATACCTTTACTCTGCTATCGGTGGGGGACGGTCTCGTCAGTCAGATTCCAGCGCTATTAATTTCAACAGCAACCGGGATCATGGTAACCCGAGCTGCTTCTGAAGGAAATCTAGGCGACGATATTGCGAAACAATTATTTTCTTACCCAAGCTTGGTGTATATCGTAGCTGGCTGTATTGCGCTTCTAGGTGTAGTCACGCCAATTGGCATTCTGCTGACATGGGGGATTGCCGGGCTGCTCGCATTTGCCGCCTACAATATCCAACATAAGCGAACCAAGCAAGAGGTTGCCAACGAGAGCACGCAATCGGAACAAGAGCTGGAAGAAGTCCGGAAGCCGGAAAATGTCTTTGCGTTATTACGTGAGGATCCTATTGAATTTGAATTTGGAATAGGTCTGATTATGCTGGCTGATGTCAATCAAGGCGGTGATTTACTTGATAGAGTGGTCGCGATTCGCAGACAAATTGCCTTGGACCTAGGCTTAGTCGTTCCCGTCATTCGCATACGCGATAATATTCAACTTCAACATCATCAGTACGTGATTAAAATCAAAGGTAATGAAGTAGCCAAGGGGGAGATTCTCTTGGATCATTTCCTAATGCTTAACCCAAGTGATGAGGAGCATGGAATTGATGGCATCGAAACGGTGGAGCCAACCTTTGGACTACCGGCTTTATGGATCACTGAGGAGAAGAAGGATGAAGCTGAGTTGTTTGGCTATACCGTGATAGACCCTTCTTCAATTGTCAGCACCCATCTTTCCGAAACGATTCGAAAATATGCGCATGAGATTCTCGGTCGTGAAGAAACGACGCAATTAATCAATCATGTGAAGGAAAACCAGCCAACCCTAGTGGAGGAATTAATTCCGAATGTGCTGTCACTTGGTGATGTTCAGAAGGTATTGCAAAAACTATTGAAGGAAAATGTTTCGATTCGCAGTCTTACAACCATCATTGAGGCCCTTGCCGATTACTCGGTGTATACGAAGAATCCTGACATCCTAACCGAATATGTACGACAAGCGCTTGCCCGCCAATTATCGTCGCAATATGTGCGCAACGGTGTGGTCCATGCAATCCAGGTAGGAGCAGGCATTGAGAAGAAACTCGCGGAATCAATTCAACGGACGGAGCAGGGTGATATCCTGACGATTGATCCCGAATCCTCAGATCAGATGATTCATTCATTTACGCAAAAAGTTGAACAAATGTCGCAGCTAGGGATTCGCCCGATCATTTTAACATCAGCGGGAATTCGAATGTATGTAAGGCAAATAATGGAGCGGACCTTAGCTGATATCCCGATCTTATCCTATAACGAGCTAGAGCCGAACGTAGAAGTGCAGAGTGTAGGAGTGGTGAATCTATGA
- a CDS encoding MinD/ParA family protein translates to MNHDQAHQLRQLSNSLVYQERTSRVVTIASGKGGVGKSNFTLSFALSLMELGKKVVVIDLDIGMANLDILMGASPKHHLWDMIRERKSIWSILEKGPNGLEYIAGGSGFQQLLHLKEEERQYFFKEVEKLHGYADIILIDTGAGLTVESQQCHLSADEIILLTTPEPTAIADAYSVVKILDSQNPALSFQLVVNRVSRQKEGIEVAGKFKFAVQSFLNKEIKIFGAIPDDPAVMQAVLKQVPFYLAFPRSTASVTLRSLAERFVTGTEGAQETKGIKGFIRTISRLLR, encoded by the coding sequence ATGAATCACGATCAAGCACATCAATTAAGACAATTATCTAACTCACTAGTTTATCAAGAGCGGACTTCCCGTGTGGTGACGATTGCCTCAGGAAAGGGTGGGGTCGGGAAATCAAATTTTACCCTAAGCTTTGCGCTTAGCTTAATGGAACTCGGGAAGAAAGTGGTGGTCATCGACCTCGATATCGGCATGGCGAACCTCGATATTTTGATGGGTGCCTCGCCAAAGCATCATCTCTGGGATATGATTCGTGAGCGGAAGAGCATTTGGAGTATTCTAGAAAAAGGACCGAACGGATTGGAATATATTGCAGGTGGATCGGGATTTCAGCAGTTGCTGCATTTAAAGGAAGAAGAAAGACAGTATTTCTTTAAAGAGGTTGAAAAACTCCATGGTTATGCTGACATCATTTTGATTGATACGGGTGCTGGTTTAACGGTGGAATCGCAGCAATGCCATCTGTCCGCGGATGAGATTATCCTGCTGACAACCCCAGAACCGACAGCAATCGCCGATGCCTATTCGGTGGTCAAAATCTTAGATAGTCAAAATCCTGCGCTTTCGTTTCAATTGGTGGTTAACCGGGTCTCACGTCAAAAAGAAGGAATTGAGGTGGCCGGTAAGTTCAAATTTGCAGTTCAATCCTTTTTAAACAAGGAAATCAAGATCTTTGGCGCCATTCCAGATGATCCCGCCGTGATGCAGGCCGTGTTAAAGCAAGTTCCGTTTTACCTCGCCTTTCCACGATCGACTGCTTCCGTCACGCTAAGAAGTTTAGCGGAACGATTTGTGACAGGAACCGAAGGTGCCCAAGAAACCAAAGGGATAAAGGGATTCATTCGAACGATTTCTCGCTTACTCCGATGA
- a CDS encoding GrpB family protein — protein sequence MKVRLTDYSENWSRMFHIEAQFLKNIFGDEIIRFEHFGSTSVHGMKAKPVIDMMCIVRSIEKVDSFNDKMSSLGYEVVGEWGIPGRRLLRKGGEYRTHHIHFYQFDNPQIERHLIFRDYLRAHPEEVARYSRFKEELSRRFETTSEYSPAKKTFVKEMEQQALLWFAENQRTSHSE from the coding sequence ATGAAAGTTCGACTTACAGACTATAGTGAAAACTGGTCTCGTATGTTTCATATTGAGGCCCAATTTTTAAAAAATATATTTGGGGATGAAATAATCAGATTTGAACATTTCGGTAGTACGTCCGTTCATGGCATGAAGGCAAAACCTGTAATAGATATGATGTGTATAGTAAGAAGCATTGAGAAGGTTGATTCATTCAATGACAAAATGAGTTCGCTTGGGTATGAAGTGGTTGGAGAATGGGGCATCCCAGGTAGAAGGTTATTACGAAAAGGAGGGGAATATAGAACCCATCATATTCACTTTTATCAATTTGATAACCCTCAAATTGAACGACATTTAATTTTTCGAGATTATCTACGAGCCCATCCAGAAGAAGTAGCAAGGTACAGTCGCTTTAAAGAGGAACTGTCCAGGCGTTTTGAAACCACAAGTGAATATAGTCCTGCAAAAAAAACATTTGTGAAGGAAATGGAACAGCAAGCACTACTTTGGTTTGCGGAAAATCAGCGAACCTCTCATTCTGAATAA
- a CDS encoding RidA family protein, with protein sequence MNKKISLVRSTNLASVDYAYASHVPSDMDLLFLAGSCPLNKEGKVSNIGDYELQAKLCVENLKEVLNEKSASLKDIVFTRVLVASTNQSDLVTAWEAIRKEFGDHDVPSTLFGVTVLGYTNQLVELEAVAAVNRE encoded by the coding sequence ATGAATAAGAAAATCTCATTAGTCCGTTCTACAAATTTAGCTTCAGTTGATTATGCTTATGCAAGTCATGTGCCTTCAGATATGGATTTACTGTTTCTGGCGGGATCGTGCCCTCTAAATAAAGAAGGGAAAGTATCCAATATCGGTGATTATGAACTTCAGGCCAAACTTTGTGTGGAGAATTTGAAAGAAGTATTGAATGAAAAGAGCGCGTCATTGAAAGATATCGTTTTTACTAGAGTTCTCGTGGCATCAACAAATCAGTCTGATTTGGTTACTGCATGGGAAGCCATCAGAAAAGAGTTTGGTGATCATGATGTCCCAAGCACCTTATTCGGAGTTACAGTTTTAGGATATACCAATCAATTGGTGGAACTTGAGGCAGTTGCAGCAGTAAATAGGGAATAA
- a CDS encoding MFS transporter — translation MGKKKVKLWTNQYLIIILLSLVMFASFYMITAGFPIFVSTISDNPAIAGIMTTTLMVASLITRFFASVIIQKVNMKLLLIISLVYFLGTIGLTFVNDSIGFLIFIRALQGIGFSMLTILVFTISSNIVPKSRLGEGIVFFAMSTSVGTTMGPLIAITYLAHYSFRSMMMLTLGLMTFSLVCSLFTKNTVKTEKESPQATNKEPFYKYMFDKRVLLPCILVAFNYMALAGTVNFMGAFGKEINVGGRISQFFIAQGIAMVLVRTFSGKIFDRFGHRILIIPAAISGAGGLILLGFSTSMWMVLVSGVLFGIAFAIIHPIIQAWALTLVPPEKKATANSMLLIFIDSGLAIGSVGLGFLAKRVGYGMTFSYSAAFMIVILLLYLIGSKKTVTLEGNKEKSS, via the coding sequence ATGGGTAAAAAGAAAGTTAAACTATGGACAAACCAATATTTAATTATTATATTATTGTCTTTAGTAATGTTCGCTTCTTTTTATATGATTACAGCAGGTTTCCCAATTTTTGTATCAACTATTAGTGATAATCCTGCGATTGCAGGAATCATGACCACGACCTTAATGGTAGCATCACTAATTACGCGCTTTTTTGCAAGTGTCATTATCCAAAAAGTTAATATGAAATTGCTCCTCATTATTTCCCTCGTTTATTTTTTGGGTACGATTGGTCTTACTTTTGTAAACGACTCCATTGGATTTTTAATATTCATTAGAGCACTACAAGGTATTGGATTTAGTATGCTTACGATTTTAGTCTTTACGATATCAAGTAATATTGTTCCTAAATCTCGGTTAGGTGAGGGCATTGTTTTTTTTGCAATGTCTACAAGCGTTGGGACGACAATGGGGCCACTAATTGCAATTACTTATCTTGCACATTATTCATTCCGGTCGATGATGATGTTAACTCTCGGCCTTATGACTTTTTCATTAGTGTGCAGTTTATTCACAAAAAATACGGTTAAAACAGAAAAGGAAAGTCCACAGGCGACAAATAAAGAACCTTTCTATAAGTACATGTTCGATAAGCGTGTTCTTCTTCCATGTATTTTGGTAGCGTTCAATTATATGGCACTTGCAGGAACTGTCAATTTTATGGGGGCGTTTGGTAAAGAGATCAATGTTGGCGGAAGGATTTCGCAGTTTTTTATCGCACAAGGGATTGCAATGGTATTAGTTCGTACTTTCTCTGGTAAAATCTTCGATAGATTCGGTCACAGAATCCTTATTATTCCAGCCGCTATTTCAGGGGCTGGAGGATTGATCTTATTAGGCTTCTCTACTAGTATGTGGATGGTTTTGGTTTCAGGGGTATTATTCGGAATCGCTTTTGCCATAATCCATCCAATTATCCAAGCTTGGGCATTAACTCTTGTTCCACCCGAAAAAAAAGCAACAGCGAATTCTATGCTTCTTATTTTTATAGATTCTGGTCTGGCTATTGGATCAGTAGGACTTGGATTCTTAGCAAAAAGGGTTGGGTACGGCATGACTTTTAGTTATTCTGCAGCTTTTATGATTGTTATTTTGTTATTGTATCTAATTGGGAGCAAGAAAACGGTAACATTAGAAGGTAATAAGGAAAAATCATCGTGA
- a CDS encoding M15 family metallopeptidase gives MKLIKIDSILMILLFVLNTILFSILFTLKFDPFTGSYILAKPNILPEIIEPNILPEANTSTKSEINHSVSLSSKLHPIVKEQTIQLIQQTADNGIMIVITDDYRSIEEQNQLYKKGRSLGGKIVTYARGGQSYHNFGLAIDFALKTTSGKIIWDMQFDGNKNGKADWTEVVKIAKDLGFEWGGDWDQFKDNPHLQMDFGLTLRELQNGERPAKSTLTAEK, from the coding sequence TTGAAGCTAATAAAGATAGATAGTATATTAATGATTTTGCTTTTCGTACTTAACACTATCCTGTTCTCTATTCTGTTTACTTTGAAATTCGATCCTTTTACAGGATCTTATATTCTAGCAAAACCCAATATACTTCCGGAAATAATAGAACCCAATATACTTCCAGAAGCCAATACTTCTACAAAATCGGAAATAAATCATTCTGTTTCTTTATCAAGTAAACTCCATCCAATTGTTAAAGAGCAGACTATACAACTAATCCAGCAGACAGCAGATAACGGAATTATGATAGTCATTACGGATGATTACCGGAGTATAGAAGAACAGAATCAACTTTATAAAAAAGGACGTTCATTAGGAGGAAAGATTGTAACCTATGCAAGAGGCGGACAGTCCTATCATAATTTTGGGCTTGCTATTGATTTTGCTTTAAAGACCACTTCAGGGAAAATAATCTGGGATATGCAGTTTGATGGGAATAAAAATGGAAAGGCAGATTGGACCGAGGTTGTTAAAATAGCAAAAGACTTAGGGTTTGAATGGGGAGGAGATTGGGATCAGTTTAAAGATAATCCTCATCTACAAATGGACTTTGGATTAACCCTCCGAGAATTACAAAACGGAGAAAGACCTGCGAAATCTACCTTAACAGCGGAAAAGTAA
- a CDS encoding permease: MKSKTPELPLWSLIVSSQLLDIVFIPFNLAGVESIMSIGEGGYGDVIIYAFYTHSFLGALLLALLAAGLAGGFWGKKSGVIIGFVVLSHWILDLIVHRPDMPILLGNAGNFPLLGFGLWESVFASILFELLIIIAGAIFYFRYALKSSGHDHRGKAITAGCAMTAFLFLSFVLNLFS; the protein is encoded by the coding sequence GTGAAAAGTAAAACACCGGAACTGCCACTTTGGTCGCTAATTGTCAGCTCACAATTGCTTGATATTGTGTTTATACCGTTTAATTTAGCTGGTGTTGAGTCGATTATGTCAATTGGTGAAGGTGGCTATGGAGACGTGATAATATACGCATTCTACACTCATTCTTTCTTGGGGGCGCTGTTGCTTGCCCTTCTAGCAGCTGGTCTTGCTGGAGGATTTTGGGGTAAGAAATCAGGGGTTATTATCGGGTTTGTTGTTTTGAGCCATTGGATTTTAGATTTAATCGTTCATCGCCCAGATATGCCTATACTCCTAGGAAATGCAGGTAATTTTCCACTTCTGGGTTTCGGACTATGGGAATCTGTTTTCGCAAGCATTCTATTTGAATTACTCATTATTATCGCGGGTGCCATTTTTTATTTCAGATACGCACTTAAGTCGTCAGGTCATGATCATAGGGGAAAAGCCATTACAGCTGGATGTGCCATGACTGCATTTCTTTTTCTATCTTTTGTTCTGAATCTTTTCTCTTAA
- a CDS encoding DMT family transporter gives MKNNVLVGAILCFIAAVSWGAMFPVAHAAFKHIDPFYFTIIRYGAVTLILIPILLWKEGKKAFQFEGKGLSLWFFGTMAFTVYNLLIFWGEDLLGKSGVMVASIMESLMPMISIIIGWMILKKRPQFFTLLCVLVSFIGAMLVITKGNIQAFLGATDDFIPSILILIAVIGWVIYTMGGSEFSGWSALRYSTLSCLLGTVTAIVIIVGATLSGFISAPAVESIKAVKPHLLFMIVFPGVIALLGWNIGVSILSPLNGLLFINFVPVTTLLISIFQGNPVTKFDLLGTGFIIVSLVSNNMFVRMLQKKEANQSVQTYLHERVS, from the coding sequence TTGAAAAACAATGTATTAGTAGGAGCTATTCTATGTTTTATTGCTGCCGTTTCATGGGGAGCCATGTTCCCTGTCGCACATGCAGCTTTTAAACATATTGATCCCTTTTATTTTACAATCATTCGTTATGGAGCTGTAACACTTATCTTGATACCGATACTGCTATGGAAAGAAGGAAAGAAGGCTTTTCAATTTGAAGGAAAAGGTCTTTCGTTGTGGTTTTTCGGTACAATGGCGTTTACAGTTTATAATCTATTAATCTTCTGGGGAGAGGATTTATTAGGTAAATCTGGAGTGATGGTGGCTTCCATTATGGAATCACTTATGCCCATGATTTCTATTATTATTGGATGGATGATTCTCAAAAAGCGCCCCCAGTTTTTTACATTGCTATGTGTGCTCGTGTCATTTATAGGTGCCATGTTAGTGATTACCAAAGGTAATATTCAAGCATTTCTTGGTGCGACGGACGATTTTATACCTTCCATACTCATATTAATTGCAGTTATCGGATGGGTGATTTACACGATGGGTGGTAGTGAATTTAGCGGTTGGTCCGCCCTACGGTATTCAACATTAAGTTGTTTACTTGGAACGGTTACTGCCATAGTTATTATAGTAGGTGCTACGCTTTCTGGATTTATATCCGCCCCAGCAGTGGAAAGTATCAAAGCAGTAAAACCTCATTTATTGTTTATGATTGTTTTCCCTGGTGTGATTGCATTGCTTGGTTGGAATATCGGTGTGAGTATATTATCACCCTTAAATGGACTGTTGTTCATTAACTTTGTTCCCGTTACCACACTCTTAATTTCGATCTTTCAAGGCAATCCTGTAACCAAGTTCGATCTTCTTGGTACGGGCTTTATCATCGTTTCACTTGTGTCTAATAATATGTTTGTACGGATGCTACAAAAGAAAGAAGCCAATCAGTCTGTTCAAACCTATTTGCATGAACGAGTATCCTAA
- a CDS encoding LysR family transcriptional regulator, with the protein MEFKDLEIFQRLAEKGTITEVAKEFKYVQSNITSRIQKLETEMNTPLFNRHRRGMSLTPEGKRLLTYSKKILMLTDEMKRAVQSKEEPHGKLEIGSVETVIHLPKILSTYIKKYKNVELSLFTGVTETLEEEVLNHKLDGAFVTESEFHSDLVSYEVFQEELVLISDMCASTLEELNGQPILCFSEGCGYRARLKAWYKDQNISPQKIMEFGTLETILRSVAMGLGIAFVPKSAVTHMEQSGLIQCHTLPDQYSKIKTVFIRRADSYLTSTIEKFIETIETNKSGSINH; encoded by the coding sequence GTGGAATTTAAGGACTTAGAGATTTTTCAGAGGTTGGCAGAAAAAGGAACGATCACAGAAGTGGCAAAAGAGTTTAAATATGTGCAATCAAATATTACGTCTAGAATTCAGAAGCTTGAAACGGAAATGAATACCCCATTGTTTAACCGACATCGGCGTGGTATGAGTTTGACACCTGAAGGAAAAAGACTATTAACTTATAGTAAAAAAATACTAATGTTAACAGATGAAATGAAAAGGGCCGTTCAAAGTAAAGAAGAACCGCATGGGAAATTAGAAATTGGCTCAGTTGAAACTGTCATTCATTTACCTAAAATATTATCCACCTACATTAAGAAATATAAGAATGTTGAATTATCACTATTTACTGGAGTCACAGAAACATTAGAGGAAGAAGTATTAAATCATAAGTTGGATGGGGCGTTCGTGACAGAATCAGAATTTCATTCCGATCTTGTGTCGTATGAAGTGTTTCAAGAGGAGCTTGTCCTAATTTCAGATATGTGTGCCTCTACATTAGAAGAGTTGAACGGGCAACCTATTTTATGCTTTAGCGAAGGTTGTGGATACCGAGCACGTCTTAAAGCATGGTATAAAGACCAAAACATATCACCTCAAAAAATAATGGAATTCGGTACGTTAGAAACAATTTTGCGTAGTGTTGCGATGGGGCTTGGTATTGCATTTGTTCCAAAGTCAGCCGTCACCCATATGGAACAAAGCGGACTCATCCAATGCCATACACTTCCAGATCAATACAGTAAGATTAAAACCGTTTTTATAAGAAGAGCAGATAGTTACTTAACTTCAACCATTGAAAAATTCATCGAAACAATTGAAACGAATAAATCAGGATCAATTAACCACTGA
- a CDS encoding AAA family ATPase, with product MKRLVIITVGKTHSGKTTFARFLENELNNSLVIDQDSHAEFLNTFYKNLQPKQGPNTLKHAISQLIVNYAIDHTDFHLIISNSNRNRKDRLDLLEELFNSDKFFRILVHFDIPNDVLQDRVTQSQRSTNIFRGAYSNFEEVLIRQQADSLKEDVTDPVEGEADHLFVINENAEVYSVIQKIVSIAQCL from the coding sequence ATGAAAAGGTTAGTTATTATAACAGTCGGTAAAACCCATAGCGGGAAAACGACATTTGCAAGATTCTTAGAAAATGAGTTAAACAACTCTTTAGTGATAGATCAAGATAGCCACGCTGAATTCTTAAACACTTTTTATAAGAATTTACAGCCTAAACAAGGACCTAATACTCTTAAGCACGCCATTTCACAGCTCATTGTTAATTATGCAATAGATCATACTGATTTTCACCTTATTATTAGTAACTCAAATCGAAATCGAAAAGATCGATTGGATCTGCTTGAGGAGTTGTTTAATAGTGATAAGTTTTTCCGCATCCTAGTCCACTTTGATATTCCAAATGATGTTCTTCAAGATCGAGTTACTCAAAGTCAACGCAGTACCAATATATTCAGAGGTGCTTATTCTAATTTTGAGGAAGTGCTTATTCGGCAACAAGCTGATTCACTAAAAGAAGATGTGACGGATCCAGTAGAAGGTGAAGCAGACCATTTATTTGTAATTAATGAAAACGCCGAAGTTTATTCTGTTATTCAAAAAATTGTTAGTATTGCTCAATGTTTATAG